From Rhizobium sp. NZLR1, a single genomic window includes:
- a CDS encoding sensor histidine kinase, giving the protein MAQLVQERDLDDAEGVSAPRVKGRRWSHPFTLIRRIFGNAVFSSLTRRILFFNLVALVVLVCGILYLNQFREGLIDARAESLLTQGEIIAGAISASASVDTNSITIDPQKLLELQAGQSITPVPNDEDLEFPIDPEKVAPVLRRLISPTRTRARIFDADANLLLDSRHLYSRGQVLRFDLPPVEEEKQTWSEWFATLFNKALQPGNLPLYKEAPGGDGSIYPEVMNALTGVRGAVVRTTEKGELIVSVAVPIQRFRAVLGVLLLSTQAGDIDNIVHAERLAIMRVFGVATLVNVLLSLVLSSTIANPLRRLSAAAIRVRRGAKAREEIPDFSARQDEIGNLSIALRQMTTALYDRIDAIESFAADVSHELKNPLTSLRSAVETLPLAKSDDSKKRLMDVIQHDVRRLDRLISDISDASRLDAELARVDAGSVDMEMLLRDLIEVSRQVRSTKKQVEIEYAIERKPNVKTRFVVNGHDLRIGQIIANLIENARSFVPEKGGKITVRLVRTRSRCVTTIEDNGPGIQAENIDRIFERFYTDRPESEGFGQNSGLGLSISRQIAEAHGGSLRAENITDAEGGQVLGARFILALPVGAAA; this is encoded by the coding sequence TTGGCACAGTTGGTGCAGGAAAGGGATCTCGACGATGCGGAGGGCGTGAGCGCCCCTCGCGTCAAGGGCCGCCGTTGGTCGCATCCCTTCACGCTGATACGCCGTATCTTCGGCAATGCCGTGTTTTCGAGCCTGACGCGGCGCATCCTGTTCTTCAATCTCGTCGCGCTGGTAGTGCTTGTCTGCGGTATCCTCTACCTCAACCAATTTCGCGAGGGACTGATCGATGCCCGCGCCGAGAGCCTGTTGACGCAGGGCGAAATCATCGCCGGCGCTATTTCGGCTTCCGCATCGGTCGATACCAACTCGATCACCATCGATCCGCAAAAGCTGCTGGAGCTGCAGGCCGGACAGAGCATCACCCCGGTGCCGAACGACGAGGACCTCGAATTCCCGATCGATCCCGAGAAGGTCGCGCCGGTTCTGCGCCGGCTGATCTCTCCGACGCGCACACGCGCCCGCATCTTCGATGCCGATGCCAATCTGCTGCTCGATTCGCGCCATCTTTATTCGCGCGGCCAGGTGCTGCGTTTTGACCTGCCGCCGGTCGAAGAGGAGAAGCAGACCTGGAGCGAGTGGTTCGCGACCCTGTTCAACAAGGCGCTGCAGCCCGGCAACCTGCCGCTCTACAAGGAAGCGCCGGGCGGTGACGGCTCGATCTATCCAGAGGTGATGAATGCACTCACCGGCGTGCGCGGCGCCGTCGTGCGCACGACCGAAAAAGGCGAGCTCATCGTTTCCGTCGCCGTGCCGATCCAGCGTTTCCGCGCCGTGCTCGGGGTGCTGTTGCTGTCGACACAGGCTGGCGATATCGACAATATCGTGCATGCCGAGCGGCTTGCCATCATGCGCGTCTTCGGTGTCGCGACGCTCGTCAACGTTCTGCTTTCGCTGGTGCTCTCGTCGACGATCGCCAATCCGCTGCGCCGCCTTTCGGCCGCCGCCATCCGGGTGCGGCGCGGCGCCAAGGCGCGCGAGGAAATTCCTGACTTTTCTGCCCGTCAGGATGAAATCGGCAATCTTTCCATTGCATTGCGCCAGATGACGACAGCGCTCTACGACCGCATCGATGCGATCGAGAGTTTCGCGGCCGATGTCAGCCACGAGCTCAAGAATCCGCTGACTTCGCTACGCAGCGCCGTCGAAACGCTGCCGCTTGCCAAATCCGACGATTCCAAGAAGCGGTTGATGGACGTCATCCAGCACGATGTCCGCCGCCTCGACCGGCTGATCAGCGATATCTCCGACGCCTCCCGCCTCGATGCCGAACTCGCTCGTGTCGATGCCGGTTCCGTCGACATGGAAATGCTGTTGCGCGACCTCATCGAGGTTTCGCGCCAGGTCAGGAGCACCAAGAAGCAGGTGGAGATCGAATATGCGATCGAACGCAAGCCGAACGTCAAGACGCGCTTCGTCGTCAACGGCCACGATCTGCGCATCGGCCAGATCATCGCCAACCTGATCGAGAACGCCCGCTCCTTCGTACCGGAAAAGGGTGGAAAGATTACCGTGCGGCTGGTGCGGACACGGTCGCGCTGCGTCACCACGATCGAAGACAACGGACCCGGCATCCAGGCCGAAAATATCGACCGCATCTTCGAGCGCTTCTATACGGATCGACCGGAATCGGAAGGTTTCGGCCAGAATTCGGGGCTCGGCCTGTCGATCAGCCGCCAGATCGCCGAAGCCCATGGCGGCTCGCTGAGAGCAGAGAACATCACCGATGCCGAAGGCGGACAGGTGCTCGGGGCCCGCTTTATCCTCGCTCTGCCTGTCGGCGCCGCCGCATGA
- a CDS encoding response regulator transcription factor codes for MPTIALVDDDRNILTSVSIALEAEGYKVETYTDGASALDGLLARPPQLAIFDIKMPRMDGMELLRRLRQKSDIPVIFLTSKDEEIDELFGLKMGADDFITKPFSQRLLVERVRAVLRRASSREAAAAGTSPAGAPKNGAVQQARSLERGQLVMDQERHTCTWKGEAVTLTVTEFLILHSLAQRPGVVKSRDALMDAAYDEQVYVDDRTIDSHIKRLRKKFKMVDNDFDMIETLYGVGYRFREAA; via the coding sequence ATGCCGACAATCGCGCTCGTTGATGACGACCGCAACATCCTCACCTCGGTGTCGATCGCGCTGGAGGCCGAAGGATACAAGGTCGAGACTTATACGGATGGAGCTTCGGCGCTCGACGGCCTTCTGGCGCGGCCACCGCAGCTGGCGATCTTCGACATCAAGATGCCGCGCATGGACGGCATGGAATTGCTGCGCCGTCTGCGGCAGAAGTCGGATATTCCCGTCATCTTCCTCACCTCCAAGGATGAGGAGATCGATGAACTCTTCGGCCTGAAGATGGGCGCCGACGATTTCATCACCAAGCCTTTTTCGCAGCGCCTGCTGGTCGAGCGCGTCCGCGCCGTGTTGCGCCGCGCCTCAAGCCGTGAAGCCGCAGCCGCCGGCACCAGCCCCGCCGGCGCGCCGAAGAACGGCGCTGTGCAGCAGGCCCGATCGCTGGAGCGCGGGCAACTGGTCATGGACCAGGAACGCCATACCTGCACCTGGAAGGGTGAGGCCGTGACCCTGACGGTGACCGAATTTCTGATCCTGCATTCGCTGGCGCAGCGCCCCGGCGTCGTCAAAAGCCGCGACGCGCTGATGGACGCCGCCTATGACGAACAGGTCTATGTCGACGACCGGACCATCGACAGCCACATCAAGCGGCTGCGCAAGAAATTCAAGATGGTCGACAACGACTTTGATATGATTGAAACGCTCTACGGAGTGGGATACCGCTTCCGCGAAGCGGCCTGA
- a CDS encoding phosphoenolpyruvate carboxykinase encodes MEMFGVHNPATELATVGLGGAASVRYNFSAAALYEEAIRRGEAELTAQGALRAITGQHTGRSPRDKFVVRDSNTDSEIWWDNNKPISPEHFALLREDMLAHAAGRDLFVQDLVGGAEEGHALPTRVVTEFAWHSLFIRNLLIRPDAAALPSFAPKLTIIDLPSFKADPARHGCRSETVIACDLTNGLVLIGGTSYAGEMKKSVFTVLNYLLPAKGVMPMHCSANVGPNGDAAVFFGLSGTGKTTLSADPARTLIGDDEHGWSENGIFNFEGGCYAKTIRLSAEAEPEIYATTQRFGTVLENVVLNEGREPDFNDGSLTENTRCAYPMDFIPNASETGRAGHPKTIIMLTADAFGVMPPIARLTPDQAMYHFLSGYTAKVAGTEKGVVEPEATFSTCFGAPFMPRHPAEYGNLLKDLIGRHGVQCWLVNTGWTGGAYGTGKRMPIKATRALLAAALTGELGRVEFRADTNFGFAVPVSVNGVDGSILDPRSTWTDKSAYDVQAEKLVSMFIANFAKFEGHVDGGVRDAAPGVKVAAE; translated from the coding sequence ATGGAAATGTTCGGAGTTCATAACCCGGCAACAGAGCTGGCAACGGTTGGATTGGGCGGCGCAGCCAGCGTTCGCTACAACTTTTCTGCCGCCGCGCTCTATGAAGAAGCGATCCGCCGGGGCGAAGCCGAACTGACTGCTCAGGGTGCGCTGCGGGCTATCACCGGCCAGCACACCGGCCGTTCGCCGCGCGACAAGTTCGTCGTTCGCGACAGCAATACCGACAGCGAAATCTGGTGGGACAACAATAAGCCGATCTCGCCGGAACATTTCGCCCTGCTGCGCGAGGATATGCTGGCGCACGCCGCGGGTAGGGACCTGTTCGTCCAGGATCTCGTCGGCGGCGCCGAGGAAGGCCATGCTCTGCCGACAAGGGTCGTCACCGAGTTTGCCTGGCATTCGCTGTTCATCCGCAATCTGCTGATCCGCCCCGATGCCGCAGCGCTGCCCAGCTTCGCGCCGAAACTGACGATCATCGATCTGCCGAGCTTCAAGGCCGATCCGGCCCGCCACGGCTGCCGTTCGGAAACGGTGATTGCCTGCGACCTGACCAACGGTCTCGTTCTGATCGGCGGTACCTCCTATGCCGGCGAAATGAAGAAATCGGTCTTCACCGTGCTCAACTACCTGCTGCCGGCCAAGGGCGTGATGCCGATGCACTGCTCGGCCAATGTCGGTCCGAACGGTGACGCCGCGGTGTTCTTCGGCCTTTCCGGCACTGGCAAGACGACGCTTTCGGCCGATCCGGCCCGCACATTGATCGGCGATGACGAACACGGCTGGAGTGAAAACGGCATCTTCAACTTCGAAGGCGGCTGCTACGCCAAAACCATCCGTCTGTCGGCCGAGGCCGAGCCGGAAATCTATGCGACGACGCAGCGCTTCGGCACCGTGCTCGAAAACGTCGTTCTGAACGAAGGCCGCGAGCCGGATTTCAATGACGGCTCGCTGACCGAGAACACCCGTTGCGCCTATCCGATGGATTTCATCCCGAACGCTTCGGAAACCGGCCGGGCCGGGCATCCGAAGACGATCATCATGCTGACCGCCGATGCCTTCGGCGTCATGCCGCCGATCGCTCGCTTGACGCCTGATCAGGCGATGTATCACTTCCTCTCCGGCTATACCGCCAAGGTGGCTGGCACCGAAAAGGGTGTGGTTGAGCCGGAAGCGACCTTCTCCACCTGCTTTGGCGCCCCGTTCATGCCGCGGCATCCGGCCGAATATGGCAATCTGCTCAAGGATCTGATCGGCCGCCATGGCGTCCAGTGCTGGCTGGTCAATACCGGCTGGACCGGCGGCGCTTACGGCACTGGCAAGCGCATGCCGATCAAGGCGACGCGTGCCCTTCTCGCTGCGGCTCTCACCGGCGAACTCGGCCGGGTGGAGTTCCGTGCGGATACCAACTTCGGCTTCGCTGTGCCGGTCTCCGTCAACGGCGTCGACGGCAGCATTCTCGATCCGCGCTCGACCTGGACCGACAAATCGGCCTATGACGTGCAGGCCGAAAAGCTGGTCTCGATGTTCATCGCCAACTTCGCCAAGTTCGAGGGTCACGTCGACGGCGGCGTCCGCGATGCGGCCCCCGGCGTAAAGGTCGCCGCCGAATAA
- the arfB gene encoding alternative ribosome rescue aminoacyl-tRNA hydrolase ArfB, protein MASDALYIDDRITIAGWELTEQFVLAGGPGGQNVNKVSTAVQLFFNIPNSPSLNDRVKTNAVKLAGRRLSKEGVLMIEASRFRSQDRNREDARDRLKELLLEAAKPPPPPRKKTRPTKGSVERRLKEKSGRSEVKKMRGRPGGSGGE, encoded by the coding sequence ATGGCCAGCGACGCACTTTATATCGACGACAGAATCACCATCGCCGGATGGGAGCTGACGGAACAGTTCGTTCTGGCGGGCGGTCCCGGCGGGCAAAATGTCAACAAGGTCTCGACCGCGGTCCAGCTGTTTTTCAATATCCCGAATTCGCCGTCCCTCAATGATCGTGTCAAAACCAATGCGGTCAAGCTTGCCGGCCGCCGCCTTTCGAAGGAAGGCGTGCTGATGATCGAGGCGAGCCGGTTTCGCAGCCAGGACCGCAACCGCGAGGATGCGCGCGACCGGCTGAAGGAATTGTTACTGGAGGCCGCCAAGCCGCCGCCGCCACCACGCAAGAAGACCAGGCCGACCAAGGGTTCGGTCGAGCGCCGCCTGAAGGAAAAATCCGGCCGTTCTGAAGTCAAGAAAATGCGTGGCCGCCCTGGCGGCAGCGGAGGCGAATGA
- a CDS encoding alpha-ketoglutarate-dependent dioxygenase AlkB, with translation MPELLSGIRHLPGYLDRARQEALVEVIRTIVTEAPLYVPVMPGTGKPMSVRMTNCGPLGWVTDKERGYRYQPTHPATGRRWPDMPRELLDIWNDVAGYDKPPEACLVNFYADDARMGLHQDKDERDLQAPVVSISLGNSCLFRVGGLNRNDPTLSFKLSSGDLVVLGGEGRLCFHGVDRIHLATSTLLKNGGRINLTLRRVNPPN, from the coding sequence ATGCCGGAGCTCTTGAGCGGCATTCGCCATCTCCCCGGCTACCTCGACCGGGCGCGTCAGGAGGCATTGGTCGAGGTAATCCGCACTATTGTCACTGAGGCGCCGCTTTATGTGCCCGTCATGCCCGGCACCGGCAAGCCGATGTCGGTGCGCATGACCAATTGCGGGCCGCTCGGCTGGGTGACCGACAAGGAGCGCGGCTATCGCTATCAGCCGACGCATCCGGCAACCGGCAGGCGCTGGCCTGACATGCCGCGGGAATTGCTTGATATCTGGAATGATGTTGCCGGCTACGACAAACCGCCCGAAGCCTGTCTGGTGAATTTTTACGCCGACGACGCGCGCATGGGCCTGCATCAGGATAAGGACGAGAGGGATCTGCAGGCGCCGGTTGTCTCGATCTCGCTCGGCAACAGCTGCCTCTTCCGCGTCGGCGGCCTCAACCGCAATGATCCTACGCTATCCTTCAAGCTTTCGAGCGGCGATCTGGTCGTTCTGGGCGGCGAGGGGAGACTTTGTTTCCACGGCGTCGACCGCATTCATCTGGCGACCTCGACGCTCTTGAAGAATGGCGGGCGCATCAATCTGACGTTACGCCGCGTCAATCCCCCGAACTGA
- the coaA gene encoding type I pantothenate kinase produces MSIATEIIGVPETLDHFQSDSYSPYHFFSSEQWAKFRADTPLTLTSDEVKRLRSMGDPIDLDEVRRIYLSLSRLLSAHVESSQMLFEQRNRFLSLSDVTKTPFVIGIAGSVAVGKSTTARILKELLGRWPSSPKVDLVTTDGFLHPNAVLQRKKLMQRKGFPESYDTAAILRFLSAIKAGQPDVKAPSYSHLVYDVLPDEYKIVDRPDILIFEGINVLQSRDLPAGGKIVPMVSDFFDFSIYIDAAEDQIHNWYVARFMRLRETAFRDPNSYFHRYASISDAEALEIAGDLWANINLKNLRQNILPTRPRADLILKKGKDHLIEQVALRKL; encoded by the coding sequence ATGAGTATCGCGACTGAGATCATCGGGGTGCCGGAAACGTTGGATCATTTCCAGTCGGACTCCTATTCGCCCTACCACTTCTTCTCTTCCGAACAATGGGCGAAATTCCGCGCCGATACGCCGCTGACGCTGACCAGCGACGAGGTCAAACGGCTGCGTTCGATGGGCGATCCGATCGATCTCGACGAGGTCCGGCGGATCTATCTGTCGCTGTCGCGACTGCTGTCGGCGCATGTCGAATCTTCGCAGATGCTGTTCGAACAGCGCAACCGCTTCCTCAGCCTGTCCGATGTGACAAAGACGCCCTTTGTCATCGGCATCGCCGGCTCGGTCGCCGTGGGAAAATCGACCACGGCCCGTATCCTCAAGGAGCTCCTGGGGCGCTGGCCTTCCAGCCCCAAAGTCGATCTCGTTACTACCGACGGCTTCCTCCATCCGAACGCCGTGCTGCAGCGGAAAAAGCTGATGCAGCGCAAGGGTTTTCCGGAGAGTTACGACACGGCGGCGATCCTGCGCTTTCTCTCGGCGATCAAGGCCGGACAGCCGGATGTGAAGGCGCCTAGCTATTCGCACCTTGTCTACGACGTGCTGCCGGACGAATACAAAATTGTCGACCGGCCCGACATCCTGATCTTCGAGGGCATCAACGTGTTGCAATCGCGCGACCTGCCGGCCGGTGGCAAGATCGTGCCGATGGTCTCCGACTTCTTCGACTTCTCGATCTATATCGATGCCGCGGAAGACCAGATCCACAACTGGTACGTCGCACGTTTCATGCGGCTGCGCGAGACCGCCTTCCGCGATCCGAACTCCTATTTCCATCGCTACGCCTCGATCAGCGACGCGGAAGCGCTCGAAATCGCCGGGGATCTGTGGGCGAATATCAACCTGAAAAACCTGCGGCAGAACATCCTGCCGACGCGGCCGCGTGCCGATCTCATCCTGAAAAAGGGCAAGGATCATCTGATCGAGCAGGTCGCGCTGCGGAAACTATAG
- a CDS encoding phosphoribosyl-ATP diphosphatase yields the protein MSGFSLSDLESIVAERSKASPEQSWTAKLVAAGQPKAAKKLGEEAIEAVMAAVTGDRDNLTYEAADVLYHLLVVLKIAEIPLENVMAELERRTAQSGLKEKAGRQSS from the coding sequence ATGAGCGGATTTTCTCTTTCCGATCTCGAAAGCATCGTCGCAGAACGGTCGAAAGCCTCGCCAGAGCAATCCTGGACAGCGAAGCTCGTGGCCGCCGGTCAGCCGAAAGCGGCAAAGAAGCTCGGCGAGGAGGCGATCGAAGCCGTGATGGCGGCGGTGACCGGCGACCGCGATAATCTGACCTATGAAGCCGCCGATGTGCTCTATCACCTATTGGTCGTATTGAAGATTGCTGAAATACCGTTAGAGAATGTCATGGCCGAACTCGAGCGCCGAACCGCGCAGTCCGGCCTCAAGGAAAAGGCCGGCCGGCAGAGTTCATGA
- the hisF gene encoding imidazole glycerol phosphate synthase subunit HisF, whose amino-acid sequence MTLKARVIPCLDVKDGRVVKGVNFLNLVDAGDPVEAAKAYDAAGADELCFLDITASSDNRETIFDVVSRTADQCFMPLTVGGGVRTIADIRKLLLCGADKVSINSAAVSNPDFVAEAADKFGDQCIVVSIDAKRRRTRAVGGDNLSAWEIYTHGGRNATGLDAVEFAQKMVERGAGELLVTSMDRDGTKVGYDLELTRAIADAVRVPVIASGGVGDLDDLVAGVKEGHANAVLAASIFHFGTYTVGEAKHYMSKCGIDMRLD is encoded by the coding sequence ATGACCCTTAAAGCCCGTGTCATTCCCTGCCTCGACGTCAAGGACGGCCGCGTCGTCAAGGGCGTCAACTTTCTCAATCTCGTTGATGCCGGCGATCCGGTCGAAGCGGCGAAGGCCTATGATGCGGCCGGCGCCGATGAACTTTGCTTTCTCGACATCACTGCGTCCTCGGACAATCGCGAGACGATCTTCGATGTCGTGTCGCGCACAGCCGACCAATGCTTCATGCCGCTGACAGTCGGCGGCGGGGTGCGCACCATCGCTGATATCCGCAAGCTCTTGCTGTGCGGCGCCGACAAGGTCTCGATCAATTCGGCAGCGGTCAGCAATCCCGACTTCGTCGCTGAAGCGGCCGACAAGTTCGGCGACCAATGCATCGTCGTTTCGATCGACGCCAAGCGCAGGCGCACACGCGCGGTCGGCGGCGACAATCTCAGCGCCTGGGAGATCTATACGCATGGCGGCCGCAACGCGACCGGCCTCGACGCCGTCGAATTCGCCCAGAAGATGGTAGAGCGCGGCGCCGGCGAGTTGTTGGTCACCTCGATGGACCGCGACGGCACCAAGGTCGGCTACGATCTGGAACTGACGCGGGCGATCGCCGATGCGGTGCGTGTGCCGGTCATCGCGTCGGGCGGCGTCGGCGACCTCGACGATCTCGTCGCCGGGGTGAAGGAAGGCCATGCCAACGCGGTGCTCGCCGCCTCGATCTTCCACTTCGGTACCTATACCGTCGGCGAGGCGAAACACTATATGTCGAAGTGCGGCATCGACATGCGTCTGGACTGA
- the hisA gene encoding 1-(5-phosphoribosyl)-5-[(5-phosphoribosylamino)methylideneamino]imidazole-4-carboxamide isomerase encodes MILFPAIDLKGGQCVRLKLGDMQQATVYNTDPAAQARSFEDQGFEWLHVVDLDGAFAGHSANGDAVEAILKATKNPVQLGGGIRTLDHIEAWLSRGLRRVILGTVAVRNPDLVIEACRKFPGHVAVGIDAKGGKVAVEGWAEASELGIIELARKFEGAGVAAIIYTDIDRDGILAGINWTSTLELADAVSIPVIASGGLASLDDVRRMLQPDAHKLEGAISGRALYDGRIDPKEALALIRVNRAKETA; translated from the coding sequence ATGATCCTTTTTCCCGCGATCGACCTGAAGGGCGGCCAATGCGTCCGCCTGAAGCTCGGCGACATGCAGCAGGCGACGGTCTACAACACCGATCCGGCCGCCCAGGCGAGATCCTTCGAAGACCAGGGGTTCGAATGGTTGCACGTGGTCGATCTCGACGGCGCCTTTGCGGGGCATTCGGCCAATGGCGACGCCGTGGAGGCGATCCTGAAGGCGACGAAAAATCCGGTGCAGCTCGGCGGCGGCATCCGCACCCTCGATCATATCGAAGCGTGGCTGTCGCGCGGGCTGCGGCGCGTCATTCTCGGCACCGTCGCGGTCAGAAATCCTGATCTGGTCATCGAGGCCTGCCGGAAATTCCCGGGCCATGTCGCCGTCGGCATCGATGCCAAGGGCGGCAAGGTCGCCGTCGAGGGCTGGGCGGAGGCTTCCGAACTCGGGATCATCGAGCTCGCGAGGAAATTCGAGGGCGCCGGCGTCGCCGCGATCATCTACACAGATATCGACCGAGACGGCATCCTTGCCGGCATCAACTGGACCTCGACGCTGGAACTTGCCGACGCCGTCTCCATTCCCGTCATCGCCTCCGGCGGCCTTGCCTCTCTCGATGATGTCAGACGCATGTTGCAGCCCGATGCGCACAAGCTCGAGGGGGCGATTTCCGGCCGGGCGCTTTATGACGGCCGTATCGATCCCAAGGAAGCCCTGGCGCTGATCCGGGTGAACAGGGCAAAGGAGACCGCGTAA
- the hisH gene encoding imidazole glycerol phosphate synthase subunit HisH codes for MRVAIIDYGSGNLRSATKAFERAAREAGIDAHIDLTDRAEDVAAADRIVLPGVGAYADCRRGLDAVPGMAEVLIEAVEKRARPFLGICVGMQLMSSRGLEKTVTDGFNWIAGDVVGMTPDDPQLKIPQIGWNTLDLKRDHPLFDGIATGPEGLHAYFVHSYQLAAENDDDVIATVDYGGAMTAVVGRDNMVGAQFHPEKSQKLGLALITNFLRWNP; via the coding sequence ATGCGCGTCGCGATTATCGACTACGGCTCCGGTAACCTTCGCTCGGCGACCAAGGCTTTCGAGCGGGCCGCCCGCGAGGCAGGCATCGATGCGCATATCGATCTCACCGACAGGGCAGAGGATGTTGCCGCGGCCGATCGTATCGTGCTTCCCGGTGTCGGCGCTTATGCCGATTGCCGGCGCGGCCTCGATGCGGTGCCTGGAATGGCCGAGGTGTTGATCGAGGCTGTCGAGAAGAGGGCACGGCCGTTCCTCGGCATCTGCGTCGGCATGCAGCTGATGTCCTCGCGCGGCCTCGAGAAGACCGTGACGGATGGTTTTAACTGGATTGCCGGCGACGTCGTCGGGATGACGCCTGATGATCCTCAACTGAAGATCCCGCAGATCGGCTGGAACACGCTCGACCTGAAGCGCGACCATCCCCTCTTTGATGGTATCGCGACCGGCCCGGAGGGACTGCATGCCTATTTCGTGCACTCCTACCAGCTTGCCGCCGAAAACGACGACGACGTCATCGCGACCGTTGACTATGGTGGTGCAATGACCGCCGTCGTCGGGCGCGACAACATGGTGGGCGCCCAGTTTCACCCTGAAAAGAGCCAGAAGCTCGGGCTGGCGCTGATCACGAATTTCCTGCGCTGGAATCCGTGA
- a CDS encoding DUF2628 domain-containing protein — protein MTSSYIFLTPPGSTSAAVNETRTIRDGFTLLGFLFPWLWLLAHRLWLPAAAAFLLQGLGGALMEEPGLGLAGAAIMLGVNVLVGLEGQNLRIRNLAAKGWNEDALIAADTIGIAEQVYFSDREATANSDDAVTPDWDNKTRPNRPPGHATSLGLFGFDGGR, from the coding sequence ATGACATCAAGCTATATTTTCCTGACACCACCCGGCAGCACGAGCGCCGCGGTCAACGAGACGCGAACCATCCGCGACGGCTTCACGCTGCTCGGCTTTCTCTTTCCCTGGCTGTGGCTGCTGGCCCATCGGCTTTGGCTGCCTGCGGCCGCGGCCTTTCTGCTGCAGGGCCTCGGTGGTGCGCTGATGGAAGAGCCGGGTCTCGGGCTGGCGGGAGCGGCCATCATGCTAGGTGTGAATGTGCTGGTCGGGCTCGAGGGCCAGAATTTGCGTATCCGCAACCTCGCCGCCAAAGGCTGGAACGAAGACGCACTCATAGCAGCCGATACGATCGGCATTGCCGAGCAGGTCTATTTTTCGGACAGGGAGGCCACCGCGAATAGCGATGACGCAGTGACACCGGACTGGGACAACAAGACCCGGCCAAACCGCCCGCCCGGTCATGCCACATCGCTTGGTCTTTTTGGTTTTGATGGAGGACGCTGA
- the hisB gene encoding imidazoleglycerol-phosphate dehydratase HisB, with protein sequence MAETAASRTGSVSRKTNETSISVSVNLDGTGKSKISTGVGFFDHMLDQLSRHSLIDMEIEAKGDLHIDDHHTVEDTGIAIGQAISKALGDRRGITRYASIDLAMDETMTKAAVDLSGRPFLVWNVAFSAPKIGTFDTELVREFFQALAQNAGITLHILNHYGANNHHIAETCFKAVARALRTATEIDPRQAGRVPSTKGTLV encoded by the coding sequence ATGGCCGAGACCGCAGCAAGCCGTACGGGCAGCGTTTCCCGCAAGACCAACGAAACCTCGATTTCCGTCTCCGTCAATCTCGACGGCACCGGCAAATCGAAGATTTCGACCGGCGTCGGCTTCTTCGACCATATGCTCGACCAGCTGTCGCGGCATTCCCTCATCGATATGGAGATCGAGGCCAAGGGCGACCTGCATATCGACGACCACCACACGGTCGAGGATACCGGCATCGCCATCGGCCAGGCGATCTCCAAGGCGCTCGGCGACAGGCGCGGCATCACGCGCTACGCTTCGATCGATCTCGCCATGGACGAGACGATGACCAAGGCCGCGGTCGATCTTTCCGGCCGGCCGTTCCTCGTCTGGAACGTTGCGTTCAGCGCGCCGAAGATCGGCACGTTCGACACCGAACTCGTTCGCGAATTCTTCCAGGCGCTTGCCCAGAATGCCGGCATCACCTTGCATATTCTCAATCATTATGGCGCCAACAACCACCATATTGCCGAGACATGCTTCAAGGCCGTTGCCCGCGCATTGCGCACGGCGACAGAGATCGATCCGAGACAGGCGGGCCGTGTTCCCTCGACCAAGGGCACGCTCGTCTGA
- the hslV gene encoding ATP-dependent protease subunit HslV: protein MTTIITVRKGGKVVMAGDGQVSLGQTVMKGNARKVRRIGKGEVVAGFAGATADAFTLLERLEKKLEQYPGQLMRAAVELAKDWRTDKYLRNLEAMMLVADKSITLAITGNGDVLEPEHGTTAIGSGGNFALAAARALMDTDKSAEEIARRALEIAADICVYTNHNIVVESLDVEG from the coding sequence ATGACAACGATCATTACAGTTCGAAAAGGCGGCAAGGTGGTGATGGCCGGCGACGGCCAGGTGAGCCTCGGCCAGACCGTCATGAAGGGCAATGCCCGCAAGGTGCGCCGCATCGGCAAGGGTGAAGTCGTCGCCGGTTTCGCCGGCGCCACTGCCGATGCCTTTACCCTGCTCGAAAGGCTTGAAAAGAAGCTGGAGCAATATCCCGGTCAGCTGATGCGTGCCGCCGTCGAGCTTGCCAAAGACTGGCGCACCGACAAATACCTGCGTAATCTCGAAGCCATGATGCTCGTCGCCGACAAGTCGATCACGCTGGCGATCACCGGCAATGGCGACGTGCTCGAGCCCGAGCATGGCACGACGGCGATCGGCTCGGGCGGCAATTTTGCCTTAGCCGCCGCCCGCGCGCTGATGGATACCGACAAATCGGCCGAAGAGATCGCGCGCCGCGCTCTCGAAATCGCCGCCGACATCTGCGTCTACACCAACCACAATATCGTGGTCGAATCGCTGGATGTCGAAGGCTGA